Proteins from a single region of Oreochromis niloticus isolate F11D_XX linkage group LG7, O_niloticus_UMD_NMBU, whole genome shotgun sequence:
- the mlana gene encoding melanoma antigen recognized by T-cells 1 yields the protein MLCNRTHSMPRGDFNVYFASSRRGNVRAEEAVGIALLVVILAALLILGCWYFKKRSGYKLIRSPRSGSSGYTGSQYSEAGSPADNKMALTDFGSFRSVVPNAPPAYEKISSGPLPPPYSP from the exons ATGTTGTGTAATCGTACACACAGCATGCCTCGTGGGGACTTCAACGTTTATTTTGCCAGCAGCAGGCGAGGAAACGTCAGAGCTGAGGA GGCAGTGGGCATAGCTCTGCTGGTTGTCATCCTTGCAGCACTTCTCATCCTGGGCTGCTGGTACTTCAAGAAAAGGAGTGGCTACAAACTTATCAGA AGCCCCAGATCTGGATCATCAGGTTATACAGGAAGCCAGTACTCGGAGGCAGGATCTCCAGCAGATAACAAGATGGCTCTTACTGATTTTGGCAGCTTCCGATCTGTG GTTCCTAATGCACCCCCAGCCTATGAGAAGATTTCCTCGGGGCCATTGCCACCTCCCTATTCCCCCTGA